One Candidatus Omnitrophota bacterium DNA segment encodes these proteins:
- a CDS encoding metal-sensitive transcriptional regulator produces the protein MAHQHPDHTAHLKRLNRIEGQVRGIAKMVEDRRYCIEILDQISAAKSALDRVALDLMHTHIDHCVSDAIRGSGGQEMTQELMVSLKRFVK, from the coding sequence ATGGCCCACCAACATCCTGATCATACGGCTCATCTGAAGCGGCTCAACCGGATCGAAGGACAAGTCCGGGGTATTGCCAAGATGGTGGAAGATCGCCGGTATTGCATCGAGATCCTGGACCAGATTTCTGCGGCCAAAAGCGCCTTGGACCGGGTGGCCTTGGATTTGATGCACACGCACATTGACCATTGTGTGAGTGATGCGATTCGCGGAAGCGGTGGCCAGGAAATGACCCAAGAGCTCATGGTGTCCTTAAAGAGGTTCGTCAAATGA